In Actinoplanes sp. NBC_00393, a single genomic region encodes these proteins:
- a CDS encoding DoxX family protein: MSATAIVTVVAALWVGFSAVSVFLRAKWVVEPLAAYGVPRSWWPWLGAAKAAGALGLLVGLAVPAVGVAAAVGLILYFIGAVVTVLRARAYGHVPFPLLYLAPVVAALLLGIS; encoded by the coding sequence ATGTCTGCTACCGCGATCGTCACCGTTGTTGCTGCTCTCTGGGTCGGGTTCTCGGCCGTGTCCGTGTTCCTGCGCGCGAAGTGGGTCGTCGAGCCGCTCGCCGCGTACGGCGTACCCCGCTCCTGGTGGCCCTGGCTCGGCGCCGCGAAGGCAGCCGGTGCGCTCGGCCTGCTCGTCGGCCTCGCTGTGCCCGCCGTCGGTGTCGCCGCCGCCGTCGGCCTGATCCTGTACTTCATCGGCGCCGTCGTCACCGTGCTGCGGGCCCGCGCGTACGGGCACGTGCCGTTCCCCCTGCTGTACCTGGCGCCGGTCGTCGCCGCGCTCCTTCTGGGCATAAGTTAG
- a CDS encoding DUF4352 domain-containing protein — protein sequence MPWIAGGAGVLVLLICIGALSGGDTTDTEKASADKAAAAGTAGKPAEAATSAAAAEPVAEPEPQKATEEALPGIGDPVKDGKFQFTITKMVCGKKSVGSSLLNKKAQGQFCLITIKVKNIGDEAQMFAGINQKAFDAKGTEYSNDNTAEIYANSEAQTFINEINPGNSVTGKLVFDVPKSTKLTRMELHDSIFSGGVEVALK from the coding sequence TTGCCATGGATCGCGGGTGGCGCCGGCGTACTGGTTCTGCTGATCTGTATCGGTGCGCTGTCCGGCGGTGACACCACCGACACCGAGAAGGCGAGCGCCGACAAGGCCGCAGCCGCCGGGACGGCCGGCAAGCCGGCCGAAGCGGCGACGTCGGCGGCCGCCGCCGAGCCGGTCGCGGAACCGGAGCCGCAGAAAGCCACCGAAGAGGCCCTGCCGGGGATCGGTGACCCGGTCAAGGACGGCAAGTTCCAGTTCACGATCACCAAGATGGTCTGCGGCAAGAAGTCCGTCGGGTCCTCGTTGCTCAACAAGAAGGCCCAGGGCCAGTTCTGCCTCATCACGATCAAGGTGAAGAACATCGGCGACGAGGCGCAGATGTTCGCCGGGATAAATCAGAAGGCGTTCGATGCCAAGGGCACGGAGTACTCGAACGACAACACCGCCGAGATCTACGCGAACAGCGAGGCGCAGACGTTCATCAACGAGATCAACCCGGGGAACTCGGTGACCGGCAAGCTGGTCTTCGACGTACCGAAGTCCACCAAGCTCACCCGCATGGAGCTGCATGACTCGATCTTCTCCGGTGGTGTCGAGGTCGCCCTGAAGTAG
- a CDS encoding TIGR02611 family protein — protein MGVKTDDGVTNVRVLDRIRSNPTGRLALKITIGVVGALVVAIGIVLIPFPGPGWAIVILGLAILAIEFAWAKDLLHFTKRHVQSWTHWVGRQSLAVRAVIGVVGMVFISAVVWTAVYLSMDINLVTWTLDFLNLR, from the coding sequence ATGGGTGTAAAAACGGACGACGGGGTTACGAACGTGCGTGTGCTCGACCGTATCCGGTCCAACCCCACCGGGCGCCTGGCTCTGAAGATCACGATCGGAGTGGTCGGCGCGCTGGTGGTCGCGATCGGCATCGTCCTGATCCCGTTCCCCGGCCCCGGCTGGGCGATCGTGATCCTCGGTCTGGCCATCCTCGCCATCGAGTTCGCCTGGGCGAAGGACCTGCTCCACTTCACCAAACGCCACGTGCAGAGCTGGACCCACTGGGTCGGCCGGCAGAGCCTCGCCGTGCGGGCCGTCATCGGCGTCGTCGGCATGGTCTTCATCAGCGCCGTGGTCTGGACGGCGGTCTACCTGAGCATGGACATCAACCTGGTGACCTGGACGCTGGACTTCCTCAACCTGAGGTGA